Proteins encoded by one window of Camelus bactrianus isolate YW-2024 breed Bactrian camel chromosome 9, ASM4877302v1, whole genome shotgun sequence:
- the KLC3 gene encoding kinesin light chain 3 isoform X3, with protein sequence MSVQVAAPGGVGLGPERLSPEELVRQTRQVVQGLEALRAEHRGLAGHLAEALAGQGPVAGLELLEEKQQVVSHSLEAIELGLGEAQVLLALSAHVGALEAEKQRLRAQARRLAQENAWLREELEETQRRLRASEEAVAQLEEEKNHLEFLGQLRQYDPPVESQQPESPPRRDSLASLFPSEEDERKGPEAVGAAAAQQGGYEIPARLRTLHNLVIQYAGQGRYEVAVPLCRQALEDLERSSGHCHPDVATMLNILALVYRDQNKYKEATDLLHDALQIREQTLGPEHPAVAATLNNLAVLYGKRGRYREAEPLCQRALEIREKVLGADHPDVAKQLNNLALLCQNQGKFEEVERHYARALSIYEALGGPHDPNVAKTKNNLASAYLKQNKYQQAEELYKEILSREDLPAPLGAPNRGTAGDAEQQTLRRSSSFSKLRESIRRGSEKLVSRLRGEGAAGAAGMKRAVSLNMLNMDGPRAAGTQFPNRHLSEASRTLSASTQDMGPR encoded by the exons ATGTCTGTGCAGGTGGCAGCCCCCGGAGGCGTGGGGCTGGGCCCCGAGCGCCTGAGCCCCGAGGAGCTGGTGCGGCAGACGCGGCAAGTAGTGCAGGGGCTGGAGGCCCTACGGGCAGAGCACCGCGGCCTGGCCGGGCACCTGGCGGAGGCCCTGGCAGGACAGGGCCCGGTGGCTGGCTTGGAACTGCTGGAAGAAAAGCAGCAGGTTGTGAGCCACTCGCTGGAGGCCATCGAGCTGGGGCTGGGCGAGGCCCAG GTGCTGCTGGCCCTGTCGGCGCACGTGGGTGCactggaggctgagaagcagcGGCTCCGCGCGCAGGCCCGGCGGCTGGCCCAGGAGAACGCGTGGCTgcgggaggagctggaggagacgCAGCGGCGGCTGCGGGCCAGCGAGGAGGCTGTGGCccagctggaggaggagaagaacCACCTTGAGTTCCTGGGGCAGCTGCGGCAGTACGACCCGCCTGTGGAGAGCCAG CAGCCTGAGTCCCCCCCTCGCCGGGACAGCCTGGCCTCCCTGTTCCCCAGTGAGGAGGACGAGAGGAAAG GTCCTGAGGCAGTAGGGGCCGCAGCGGCTCAGCAGGGTGGCTATGAGATCCCAGCCCGCCTTCGGACCCTGCACAACCTCGTGATTCAGTACGCAGGGCAGGGTCGCTACGAGGTGGCTGTGCCACTGTGCCGCCAGGCCTTAGAGGACCTGGAGCGGAGCTCAGGCCACTGCCACCCTGACGTGGCGACCATGCTCAACATCCTGGCGCTGGTGTACCG GGACCAGAACAAGTACAAGGAGGCCACAGACCTTCTCCATGATGCTCTGCAGATTCGAGAGCAGACGCTGGGCCCTGAGCACCCGGCG GTGGCCGCCACCCTCAACAACCTGGCCGTCCTCTACGGGAAGCGCGGGCGTTACCGGGAGGCGGAGCCACTGTGCCAGCGCGCCCTGGAGATCCGAGAGAAG GTCCTGGGCGCCGACCACCCGGACGTGGCCAAGCAACTCAACAACCTGGCCTTGCTCTGCCAGAACCAGGGCAAATTCGAGGAGGTGGAACGGCATTATGCGCGGGCCCTGAGCATTTACGAGGCCCTGGGCGGGCCCCACGACCCCAACGTGGCCAAGACCAAGAATAACCTG GCTTCAGCCTACCTGAAACAGAACAAGTACCAGCAGGCAGAAGAGCTGTACAAAGAAATCCTCAGCAGGGAGGACCTGCCCGCCCCTCTCG GAGCCCCCAACAGAGGCACAGCTGGTGACGCTGAACAACAG ACCCTTCGTCGGAGCAGCTCGTTCTCCAAGCTCCGGGAGTCCATCCGACGGGGAAGTGAGAAGCTGGTCTCTCGTCTCCGAGGCGAGGGGGCAGCGGGGGCAGCCGG GATGAAGAGAGCTGTATCGCTCAACATGCTGAACATGGATGGTCCAAGGGCTGCTGGGACCCAG TTCCCCAACCGGCACTTGAGTGAGGCCTCTCGGACCCTCAGCGCCAGCACCCAGGACATGGGCCCCCGCTAA
- the KLC3 gene encoding kinesin light chain 3 isoform X1, with protein MALSSRPTPSGLTGSQQKHPENELTERLPPPHIRPPHTPRRGGHFQSQVTQPGALGQGAAMSVQVAAPGGVGLGPERLSPEELVRQTRQVVQGLEALRAEHRGLAGHLAEALAGQGPVAGLELLEEKQQVVSHSLEAIELGLGEAQVLLALSAHVGALEAEKQRLRAQARRLAQENAWLREELEETQRRLRASEEAVAQLEEEKNHLEFLGQLRQYDPPVESQQPESPPRRDSLASLFPSEEDERKGPEAVGAAAAQQGGYEIPARLRTLHNLVIQYAGQGRYEVAVPLCRQALEDLERSSGHCHPDVATMLNILALVYRDQNKYKEATDLLHDALQIREQTLGPEHPAVAATLNNLAVLYGKRGRYREAEPLCQRALEIREKVLGADHPDVAKQLNNLALLCQNQGKFEEVERHYARALSIYEALGGPHDPNVAKTKNNLASAYLKQNKYQQAEELYKEILSREDLPAPLGAPNRGTAGDAEQQTLRRSSSFSKLRESIRRGSEKLVSRLRGEGAAGAAGMKRAVSLNMLNMDGPRAAGTQFPNRHLSEASRTLSASTQDMGPR; from the exons ATGGCCCTCtcctcccgccccacccccagtggTCTGACTGGTTCCCAACAAAAACACCCCGAGAATGAGCTCACGGAGAGGCTGCCGCCTCCACACATACGTCCGCCCCACACGCCCAGGAGGGGAGGGCATTTCCAGTCCCAGGTGACACAGCCCGGAGCACTGGGCCAGG GAGCAGCAATGTCTGTGCAGGTGGCAGCCCCCGGAGGCGTGGGGCTGGGCCCCGAGCGCCTGAGCCCCGAGGAGCTGGTGCGGCAGACGCGGCAAGTAGTGCAGGGGCTGGAGGCCCTACGGGCAGAGCACCGCGGCCTGGCCGGGCACCTGGCGGAGGCCCTGGCAGGACAGGGCCCGGTGGCTGGCTTGGAACTGCTGGAAGAAAAGCAGCAGGTTGTGAGCCACTCGCTGGAGGCCATCGAGCTGGGGCTGGGCGAGGCCCAG GTGCTGCTGGCCCTGTCGGCGCACGTGGGTGCactggaggctgagaagcagcGGCTCCGCGCGCAGGCCCGGCGGCTGGCCCAGGAGAACGCGTGGCTgcgggaggagctggaggagacgCAGCGGCGGCTGCGGGCCAGCGAGGAGGCTGTGGCccagctggaggaggagaagaacCACCTTGAGTTCCTGGGGCAGCTGCGGCAGTACGACCCGCCTGTGGAGAGCCAG CAGCCTGAGTCCCCCCCTCGCCGGGACAGCCTGGCCTCCCTGTTCCCCAGTGAGGAGGACGAGAGGAAAG GTCCTGAGGCAGTAGGGGCCGCAGCGGCTCAGCAGGGTGGCTATGAGATCCCAGCCCGCCTTCGGACCCTGCACAACCTCGTGATTCAGTACGCAGGGCAGGGTCGCTACGAGGTGGCTGTGCCACTGTGCCGCCAGGCCTTAGAGGACCTGGAGCGGAGCTCAGGCCACTGCCACCCTGACGTGGCGACCATGCTCAACATCCTGGCGCTGGTGTACCG GGACCAGAACAAGTACAAGGAGGCCACAGACCTTCTCCATGATGCTCTGCAGATTCGAGAGCAGACGCTGGGCCCTGAGCACCCGGCG GTGGCCGCCACCCTCAACAACCTGGCCGTCCTCTACGGGAAGCGCGGGCGTTACCGGGAGGCGGAGCCACTGTGCCAGCGCGCCCTGGAGATCCGAGAGAAG GTCCTGGGCGCCGACCACCCGGACGTGGCCAAGCAACTCAACAACCTGGCCTTGCTCTGCCAGAACCAGGGCAAATTCGAGGAGGTGGAACGGCATTATGCGCGGGCCCTGAGCATTTACGAGGCCCTGGGCGGGCCCCACGACCCCAACGTGGCCAAGACCAAGAATAACCTG GCTTCAGCCTACCTGAAACAGAACAAGTACCAGCAGGCAGAAGAGCTGTACAAAGAAATCCTCAGCAGGGAGGACCTGCCCGCCCCTCTCG GAGCCCCCAACAGAGGCACAGCTGGTGACGCTGAACAACAG ACCCTTCGTCGGAGCAGCTCGTTCTCCAAGCTCCGGGAGTCCATCCGACGGGGAAGTGAGAAGCTGGTCTCTCGTCTCCGAGGCGAGGGGGCAGCGGGGGCAGCCGG GATGAAGAGAGCTGTATCGCTCAACATGCTGAACATGGATGGTCCAAGGGCTGCTGGGACCCAG TTCCCCAACCGGCACTTGAGTGAGGCCTCTCGGACCCTCAGCGCCAGCACCCAGGACATGGGCCCCCGCTAA
- the KLC3 gene encoding kinesin light chain 3 isoform X2, protein MALSSRPTPSGLTGSQQKHPENELTERLPPPHIRPPHTPRRGGHFQSQVTQPGALGQGAAMSVQVAAPGGVGLGPERLSPEELVRQTRQVVQGLEALRAEHRGLAGHLAEALAGQGPVAGLELLEEKQQVVSHSLEAIELGLGEAQVLLALSAHVGALEAEKQRLRAQARRLAQENAWLREELEETQRRLRASEEAVAQLEEEKNHLEFLGQLRQYDPPVESQPESPPRRDSLASLFPSEEDERKGPEAVGAAAAQQGGYEIPARLRTLHNLVIQYAGQGRYEVAVPLCRQALEDLERSSGHCHPDVATMLNILALVYRDQNKYKEATDLLHDALQIREQTLGPEHPAVAATLNNLAVLYGKRGRYREAEPLCQRALEIREKVLGADHPDVAKQLNNLALLCQNQGKFEEVERHYARALSIYEALGGPHDPNVAKTKNNLASAYLKQNKYQQAEELYKEILSREDLPAPLGAPNRGTAGDAEQQTLRRSSSFSKLRESIRRGSEKLVSRLRGEGAAGAAGMKRAVSLNMLNMDGPRAAGTQFPNRHLSEASRTLSASTQDMGPR, encoded by the exons ATGGCCCTCtcctcccgccccacccccagtggTCTGACTGGTTCCCAACAAAAACACCCCGAGAATGAGCTCACGGAGAGGCTGCCGCCTCCACACATACGTCCGCCCCACACGCCCAGGAGGGGAGGGCATTTCCAGTCCCAGGTGACACAGCCCGGAGCACTGGGCCAGG GAGCAGCAATGTCTGTGCAGGTGGCAGCCCCCGGAGGCGTGGGGCTGGGCCCCGAGCGCCTGAGCCCCGAGGAGCTGGTGCGGCAGACGCGGCAAGTAGTGCAGGGGCTGGAGGCCCTACGGGCAGAGCACCGCGGCCTGGCCGGGCACCTGGCGGAGGCCCTGGCAGGACAGGGCCCGGTGGCTGGCTTGGAACTGCTGGAAGAAAAGCAGCAGGTTGTGAGCCACTCGCTGGAGGCCATCGAGCTGGGGCTGGGCGAGGCCCAG GTGCTGCTGGCCCTGTCGGCGCACGTGGGTGCactggaggctgagaagcagcGGCTCCGCGCGCAGGCCCGGCGGCTGGCCCAGGAGAACGCGTGGCTgcgggaggagctggaggagacgCAGCGGCGGCTGCGGGCCAGCGAGGAGGCTGTGGCccagctggaggaggagaagaacCACCTTGAGTTCCTGGGGCAGCTGCGGCAGTACGACCCGCCTGTGGAGAGCCAG CCTGAGTCCCCCCCTCGCCGGGACAGCCTGGCCTCCCTGTTCCCCAGTGAGGAGGACGAGAGGAAAG GTCCTGAGGCAGTAGGGGCCGCAGCGGCTCAGCAGGGTGGCTATGAGATCCCAGCCCGCCTTCGGACCCTGCACAACCTCGTGATTCAGTACGCAGGGCAGGGTCGCTACGAGGTGGCTGTGCCACTGTGCCGCCAGGCCTTAGAGGACCTGGAGCGGAGCTCAGGCCACTGCCACCCTGACGTGGCGACCATGCTCAACATCCTGGCGCTGGTGTACCG GGACCAGAACAAGTACAAGGAGGCCACAGACCTTCTCCATGATGCTCTGCAGATTCGAGAGCAGACGCTGGGCCCTGAGCACCCGGCG GTGGCCGCCACCCTCAACAACCTGGCCGTCCTCTACGGGAAGCGCGGGCGTTACCGGGAGGCGGAGCCACTGTGCCAGCGCGCCCTGGAGATCCGAGAGAAG GTCCTGGGCGCCGACCACCCGGACGTGGCCAAGCAACTCAACAACCTGGCCTTGCTCTGCCAGAACCAGGGCAAATTCGAGGAGGTGGAACGGCATTATGCGCGGGCCCTGAGCATTTACGAGGCCCTGGGCGGGCCCCACGACCCCAACGTGGCCAAGACCAAGAATAACCTG GCTTCAGCCTACCTGAAACAGAACAAGTACCAGCAGGCAGAAGAGCTGTACAAAGAAATCCTCAGCAGGGAGGACCTGCCCGCCCCTCTCG GAGCCCCCAACAGAGGCACAGCTGGTGACGCTGAACAACAG ACCCTTCGTCGGAGCAGCTCGTTCTCCAAGCTCCGGGAGTCCATCCGACGGGGAAGTGAGAAGCTGGTCTCTCGTCTCCGAGGCGAGGGGGCAGCGGGGGCAGCCGG GATGAAGAGAGCTGTATCGCTCAACATGCTGAACATGGATGGTCCAAGGGCTGCTGGGACCCAG TTCCCCAACCGGCACTTGAGTGAGGCCTCTCGGACCCTCAGCGCCAGCACCCAGGACATGGGCCCCCGCTAA